One genomic region from Bacilli bacterium encodes:
- a CDS encoding lysophospholipid acyltransferase family protein translates to MKNSPKNRKKHHWDWLHAIVSGFFYYTLKPFFNLGFKLFHNLHYNYNGYKLPKGPLLFVSNHHSNYDGMYMDTMFYSRIIHFVVNEEMFYNRLTSFFSGWILGEIKRGMSPTDVSYIRELKRLVKKGRSIGLYAEGDISMFGDTLPVDKSLAKLAKMLDIPVVVMRITGAHLRAPRVANKARRSKITYTITDIIPQNEVRNMQLNTLYSRIVAGYSHHENAWQHENMVKLGHARHRRAEWLELGLFRCPNCGQYQSLHCDDNDLYCDSCTFHTHVNQYSFFDYDDTQMGMPYPKFSDTSAWNDWQLEELYRDLSVISDPDQLIFSHDKIRFHTTKVGTFFRHKYTLGTINLFCNRVELLNSKGRLIHTIPFDEEIIRCLVQYKDVYEIDRGDIRYRVWAHKRVFSGHLFVSATNYLRSKK, encoded by the coding sequence ATGAAAAACTCGCCAAAAAATAGAAAAAAACACCACTGGGACTGGTTACATGCGATCGTCAGCGGTTTTTTCTATTACACGCTAAAACCATTTTTCAATCTCGGTTTTAAACTTTTTCATAACCTTCACTACAATTATAATGGTTATAAACTACCTAAAGGTCCGCTTCTTTTTGTCTCTAATCACCATAGCAACTATGATGGGATGTATATGGACACGATGTTTTATTCCCGCATCATCCATTTCGTGGTCAATGAGGAGATGTTTTATAATCGCCTGACGAGTTTTTTTAGCGGATGGATTTTGGGCGAGATAAAAAGAGGAATGAGCCCGACGGATGTGAGTTACATCCGCGAATTGAAACGTCTTGTGAAAAAAGGCCGCTCCATCGGCTTATACGCGGAGGGAGACATTTCGATGTTTGGCGATACCTTGCCGGTTGATAAGTCATTGGCCAAATTAGCTAAAATGTTGGATATACCGGTGGTTGTGATGCGAATAACGGGAGCGCATCTACGGGCCCCGCGCGTAGCTAATAAAGCCCGTAGATCTAAAATTACTTACACAATAACAGATATTATTCCGCAAAACGAAGTTCGAAATATGCAATTAAATACACTGTACAGCCGTATTGTTGCGGGCTATTCTCATCATGAAAATGCCTGGCAACATGAAAATATGGTGAAGCTCGGTCACGCTCGTCATCGGCGAGCCGAGTGGCTAGAATTGGGACTATTCCGTTGTCCCAATTGCGGTCAATACCAATCGCTTCATTGCGATGATAATGATCTTTATTGTGATAGTTGCACCTTTCACACCCATGTTAATCAGTATTCGTTTTTTGACTATGACGATACTCAAATGGGCATGCCCTATCCAAAATTTTCCGATACCAGCGCCTGGAATGATTGGCAACTAGAAGAGTTATATAGGGACTTAAGTGTAATTAGCGACCCTGATCAATTGATTTTCTCGCATGATAAAATTCGTTTTCATACGACCAAAGTCGGAACTTTTTTCCGCCATAAATATACGCTCGGAACTATTAATTTATTTTGCAACCGAGTTGAACTGCTTAATTCCAAGGGCAGATTGATTCACACGATACCATTTGATGAGGAAATCATTCGTTGCCTTGTCCAATACAAGGATGTTTATGAGATCGATCGCGGCGATATCCGCTATCGAGTCTGGGCGCACAAGCGAGTTTTTTCCGGACACCTGTTTGTTTCAGCAACAAATTATTTACGAAGTAAAAAATAG
- a CDS encoding NgoFVII family restriction endonuclease produces MLENPLEELEKLNLAGEKAKILERIVVPLYSFKKGEKTVFPKSGLNIWNAAGRKRNTDEVYIPFPAEIRTTFENFFPNRKTPFNVQLPDGKIISMKVSQDNGKALTSNPNRVLGKWILRDILNIPYNKLLTYDMLLAIGIDAVVFEKIDGTYRLDFVEVGGYEDFLYNYVLSDVDV; encoded by the coding sequence ATACTTGAAAATCCTTTAGAAGAGCTGGAAAAACTAAATCTAGCAGGCGAGAAAGCAAAAATTTTGGAACGAATTGTTGTTCCTCTTTACTCTTTTAAAAAAGGTGAAAAAACAGTTTTCCCAAAAAGTGGTTTAAATATATGGAATGCGGCTGGAAGAAAGAGAAATACTGACGAGGTTTACATTCCGTTTCCCGCAGAAATTCGAACAACTTTTGAAAATTTCTTTCCAAATCGAAAAACTCCATTCAATGTTCAACTGCCTGATGGAAAAATAATATCAATGAAAGTAAGCCAAGATAATGGAAAAGCTTTAACTTCAAATCCAAACAGAGTGCTTGGAAAATGGATACTTAGAGACATTCTTAACATTCCATATAATAAATTACTTACTTATGATATGTTATTAGCAATCGGAATTGATGCGGTTGTTTTTGAAAAAATCGATGGAACATATAGGCTTGATTTTGTGGAAGTTGGTGGCTATGAAGATTTTCTTTATAATTATGTTCTTTCTGATGTTGATGTTTAA
- the pduL gene encoding phosphate propanoyltransferase: MGKVLVETSARHIHVTQADLETLCGKGYQLEVRAPLSQPGQYVSTTRLDIVGPKNTLARVSILGPVRKATQVEVSATDARTLGISAPIRESGDVAGSSPVRLVGPAGSIDLSEGAIVAKRHIHMTPADAEAFAVKNGDIVGVRVKTAERSLIFEDVVIRVRSDFSLAMHIDTDESNAAGISGETFGEVIKL; encoded by the coding sequence ATGGGAAAAGTTTTAGTAGAAACGTCAGCTCGGCATATCCACGTTACTCAAGCTGATTTAGAAACCTTATGTGGAAAAGGATATCAATTAGAAGTCAGGGCCCCCTTAAGTCAACCGGGACAATATGTTTCGACTACGCGTCTAGATATCGTCGGTCCGAAGAATACCCTGGCTCGCGTATCCATTTTGGGACCAGTGCGGAAAGCAACCCAAGTTGAAGTTAGCGCTACTGATGCCCGGACATTAGGCATCAGTGCTCCGATTAGAGAATCAGGCGATGTCGCCGGTTCGTCTCCTGTTCGGCTTGTTGGCCCAGCTGGAAGTATTGACTTAAGCGAAGGGGCAATCGTGGCAAAACGCCATATTCATATGACTCCCGCCGATGCGGAAGCGTTTGCGGTTAAGAATGGCGATATTGTTGGCGTGCGTGTTAAAACTGCCGAACGCTCATTAATTTTTGAGGATGTCGTTATTCGCGTTCGCTCGGATTTTTCGCTGGCGATGCATATTGATACCGATGAAAGCAATGCTGCTGGTATCAGCGGCGAGACCTTTGGCGAAGTTATCAAACTTTAA
- a CDS encoding NAD(P)/FAD-dependent oxidoreductase: MENKKTAIIIGAGPAGLTAAYELLKKTDIHPIILEGSSTIGGISQTIAYKGNHIDIGGHRFFSKSEEVNKIWSEVMPLQGAPAADDLLLNRINEHYAKDGPNPENDDVVMLIRHRVSRILYLHKFFDYPISLSARTLKNMGFSRTMRAGFGYLGSMVHKRKEDSLENFYINRFGKPLYGMFFEKYTEKVWGRHPSEIDASWGAQRVKGLSLWKTLTHALAKPFRKSSKHVETSLIEEFFYPKKGPGQLYEVMAQKIIALGGEIIMQAEVTKINANKNEITGLVYEHEGEEIQINGDYYISSMPLKDLFLALGENEDNHIPYEVATHLVYRDFITVGLLLNKILLKNETNIKTVNGLIPDTWIYVQEEDVGVGRLQIFNNWSPYMVDDFQKHVWLGMEYFVNEGDEMWEMNDEDFIAMAIDELTRIKVIDPEDVVDAVRIKIKKAYPAYFDTYKDIDLVIDYLNTFTNLFCIGRNGQHRYNNMDHSMLTAIETVKSIQNPKSFPKENIWKVNTEKEYHEEKK; this comes from the coding sequence ATGGAAAATAAAAAAACGGCTATCATTATCGGCGCCGGTCCGGCCGGACTTACCGCCGCCTATGAGTTATTAAAGAAGACCGACATTCATCCAATTATACTTGAGGGTTCATCTACCATAGGAGGAATTTCACAAACCATTGCCTATAAGGGCAATCACATTGATATCGGTGGACATCGCTTTTTTTCGAAAAGCGAGGAAGTGAATAAAATTTGGTCCGAGGTTATGCCTTTGCAAGGGGCTCCTGCCGCCGATGATTTACTTCTAAATAGGATTAACGAGCACTATGCTAAAGACGGGCCAAACCCCGAAAATGACGATGTTGTGATGCTAATTCGCCATCGCGTTTCACGCATCCTTTACCTTCATAAGTTTTTTGATTATCCAATTTCTTTGAGTGCCAGAACCCTTAAAAATATGGGCTTTTCTCGCACGATGCGGGCCGGATTTGGCTATCTTGGATCTATGGTTCATAAGCGGAAGGAAGACTCTTTAGAAAACTTTTATATTAATCGTTTCGGCAAACCTCTTTATGGTATGTTTTTTGAAAAATATACCGAGAAAGTCTGGGGCCGTCATCCGTCGGAAATCGATGCTTCCTGGGGGGCTCAACGGGTAAAAGGCCTTTCTCTTTGGAAGACGCTAACTCACGCTTTAGCCAAACCTTTCCGCAAGAGCAGTAAACATGTTGAAACCTCTTTAATTGAGGAATTCTTTTATCCAAAAAAGGGCCCTGGCCAACTTTACGAAGTCATGGCTCAAAAAATAATCGCTCTTGGCGGTGAAATAATTATGCAGGCCGAAGTTACAAAGATTAATGCAAACAAAAACGAGATTACCGGTTTAGTATATGAGCACGAGGGCGAAGAAATTCAAATAAACGGCGATTATTATATATCGAGCATGCCTTTAAAGGATTTGTTCTTGGCTTTGGGTGAAAATGAAGATAATCATATTCCTTATGAAGTTGCTACTCACCTTGTTTATCGTGACTTTATCACCGTCGGTCTTTTACTCAATAAAATACTATTGAAGAATGAAACCAACATCAAAACTGTCAACGGTTTGATACCGGATACTTGGATTTATGTTCAGGAGGAAGATGTCGGTGTCGGACGCTTACAAATATTTAATAACTGGTCACCCTACATGGTGGACGATTTCCAAAAACACGTTTGGCTCGGTATGGAGTACTTCGTTAATGAGGGCGATGAAATGTGGGAGATGAATGATGAAGACTTCATCGCTATGGCTATCGACGAATTAACGCGGATTAAAGTCATTGATCCCGAAGATGTTGTAGATGCCGTGCGCATAAAAATCAAGAAGGCCTATCCGGCATATTTCGATACTTATAAGGATATAGACCTCGTTATTGACTATCTTAATACTTTTACCAATCTTTTCTGTATCGGCCGTAATGGTCAACATCGATATAACAACATGGATCACTCAATGCTAACCGCAATTGAAACGGTGAAATCAATTCAGAATCCCAAATCTTTCCCTAAAGAAAACATTTGGAAAGTGAATACGGAAAAAGAGTATCATGAGGAAAAAAAGTAG
- the raiA gene encoding ribosome-associated translation inhibitor RaiA yields the protein MKYQIVGKNVEVTQAIHDAIVKKLSRMDKYFVITDDVTCRAVVRTYRTGAKVEITIFTHMMDFRAEVTNEDLYAGVDLAVDKLEGQMRKLKTRLDRSNKPSLSESIALENIEEDLSEAKQDEVVRTKEIFLEPMDLEEAITRMEALGHDFFMYLDAEDNRISLLYHRNDGGYGIIQAENAVK from the coding sequence ATGAAGTACCAAATTGTTGGCAAGAACGTTGAAGTGACGCAGGCGATTCACGATGCGATTGTTAAGAAACTTTCGCGGATGGACAAGTATTTCGTTATTACAGACGATGTGACGTGTAGAGCGGTGGTGAGAACCTACCGGACAGGGGCTAAAGTCGAGATTACCATTTTTACCCACATGATGGATTTCCGAGCCGAGGTTACTAACGAGGATCTGTATGCGGGTGTTGATTTAGCGGTCGATAAACTTGAAGGTCAGATGCGGAAGTTGAAGACTCGTCTTGACCGGAGCAATAAGCCGAGTTTAAGCGAATCAATTGCCTTGGAAAATATCGAAGAGGATCTAAGTGAAGCTAAGCAAGATGAAGTCGTAAGAACAAAGGAAATCTTCCTTGAGCCAATGGACTTGGAGGAAGCAATTACAAGAATGGAAGCACTGGGACATGACTTCTTTATGTATCTAGATGCCGAAGATAATCGCATTAGTCTTCTTTACCACCGGAATGATGGCGGATATGGAATTATCCAAGCGGAAAACGCAGTTAAATAA
- a CDS encoding GtrA family protein, which produces MKKFIDSHREQFDEVVRFIIVGVIATIADYGTSLIFKYLIYKDPGQWVILGIAFTRNLTVATLAGFVVGVIVNYVMSIFFVFRNVANKKISRSVGGFVAFVVLGFIGLLINVGIKQIGDNIYTTENFWWFSFVFAVATLIVLIYNYITRKLILFRPNKQQHNQENGESKDGK; this is translated from the coding sequence ATGAAAAAATTTATCGACTCGCACCGCGAACAATTTGATGAGGTTGTTCGTTTCATAATCGTTGGGGTTATCGCTACGATTGCCGATTATGGAACTTCACTTATATTTAAGTATCTAATTTATAAAGACCCCGGCCAATGGGTGATTTTGGGCATTGCTTTTACAAGGAATTTAACGGTTGCTACTTTAGCCGGTTTTGTGGTTGGCGTTATCGTCAACTACGTTATGTCGATATTTTTTGTCTTTAGAAATGTTGCCAATAAAAAAATCTCTCGCTCCGTCGGTGGCTTTGTCGCCTTTGTTGTTCTTGGCTTTATTGGTTTACTGATAAATGTTGGCATCAAACAAATTGGCGATAACATCTACACGACAGAAAACTTCTGGTGGTTTTCATTTGTTTTTGCCGTCGCCACTCTCATAGTTCTCATCTATAATTATATTACCCGGAAATTAATTCTTTTCCGACCAAACAAACAGCAGCATAATCAAGAAAACGGGGAATCAAAAGATGGAAAATAA
- the metK gene encoding methionine adenosyltransferase has protein sequence MREEKILFTSESVSEGHPDKLCDQISDAILDACLKQDANSRVACETFATREYILISGEITTLAKVDYEAIARKVLKRIGYNNPEDGIGADSCRIDIRIDNQSPDISVGIDHGNELNQGAGDQGIMFGYATDESEGYMPLAISISHKLVRIASTLRKSGEFIGARPDMKSQVTIDYSGSQPRIDTCLMSVQHAPGIDEEKFRRFIHEKIMIPVAESFHLNTDFRFLINPTGRFVIGGPRGDTGLTGRKIIVDTYGGTARHGGGAFSGKDPSKVDRSGAYMARYIAKNLVAAGIAKRMEVQLSYAIGVAEPVSIGIATYGTSKYDDRVILSIIDKFFDCRPGAITKMFDLKHPRGFAYESLAAYGHFGRPDLELPWEKLDKVELIEAEIAAYSQK, from the coding sequence ATGCGCGAAGAAAAAATACTGTTTACATCAGAGTCAGTCAGTGAAGGGCATCCCGACAAATTATGCGATCAGATAAGCGATGCCATCCTTGATGCCTGTTTAAAGCAAGATGCCAATTCGCGGGTGGCATGCGAAACCTTTGCCACGCGCGAGTATATTTTGATTTCGGGAGAAATAACTACCTTGGCTAAGGTGGATTACGAAGCTATCGCTCGTAAAGTGTTAAAAAGAATCGGCTACAATAACCCAGAAGATGGAATCGGCGCTGATAGTTGCCGCATTGATATCCGCATCGATAACCAATCACCGGACATTTCTGTCGGCATTGATCACGGAAATGAGCTTAATCAGGGCGCAGGCGATCAAGGCATTATGTTTGGTTATGCGACGGATGAAAGCGAAGGGTACATGCCTTTGGCTATTTCCATATCCCACAAATTGGTGCGAATTGCTTCCACTCTGCGCAAAAGTGGCGAATTTATCGGAGCCCGACCGGACATGAAAAGTCAGGTGACTATCGATTATTCGGGCAGTCAACCGCGAATCGATACCTGTTTAATGTCAGTTCAACATGCTCCCGGTATTGATGAAGAAAAGTTTCGGCGCTTTATTCATGAAAAAATTATGATACCGGTCGCGGAAAGCTTCCACTTGAATACCGATTTTCGCTTTTTAATTAATCCGACCGGACGCTTTGTCATCGGCGGTCCTCGGGGCGATACGGGATTAACCGGTCGAAAAATAATTGTCGATACTTATGGTGGAACGGCTCGTCATGGCGGCGGGGCATTTTCCGGTAAAGACCCATCAAAAGTTGATCGCAGCGGTGCTTATATGGCTCGCTACATCGCCAAAAATCTCGTGGCGGCAGGAATTGCCAAACGGATGGAAGTTCAATTAAGCTATGCGATCGGCGTTGCTGAACCGGTCAGTATCGGCATTGCCACCTATGGAACATCAAAATATGATGATCGCGTAATTCTTTCCATTATCGACAAGTTTTTTGATTGCCGACCGGGTGCTATTACTAAAATGTTTGATTTAAAACATCCCCGAGGCTTTGCCTATGAGTCCTTGGCGGCCTACGGTCATTTCGGTCGCCCCGATCTTGAACTGCCATGGGAAAAACTCGATAAAGTCGAACTTATCGAGGCGGAAATAGCCGCGTATTCGCAAAAATAA
- a CDS encoding flippase-like domain-containing protein → MTEKSGIPAGNENKEKMQSKRKTLISVAMLLLSLFLIAFVIYRTLKKDMPESFADFFSALPSFFPQWPWLVGAFLCLVIYVIANAVKFSVLTHSKNGRWYFKASLNAHIVGRYYDLISPYSTAGEPYQVYRLQKCHLSVGQATSVAVVNFFTSRVAFFILAIWAFLMVPQLEINLFLRIVAYLGVFSSTIFPCTVMTLSFFPRVTNVIMRLVFRIIDWLHLKKATEIKSKLIQTIRNYQMAIAEFKDNKLLLLLMLLISLVGQFAYNIIPFFVIKAVPSSILDTANLNIITVFAMCMYAVNFANVMPTPGGSGGAEYSFASIFATFISGTYLTWAMFIWRFLVFYIYIFAGFLITVVTSRIFHRRRPYRPEPNLPIRTYQFIDNYYPIVDGVIKVVDNYALTLNRQGHPTSVVAPFYQAANDSIFSYPIIRLPSYKLSFSEYEVAKRIPDRQLLKLVKCQRPAVIHAHSPFIVGHLGLRIAIKKQIPIIATFHSKFYDDFYEATHSKAMSKIGIRYVVNFFNAVDEVWTVSFYAAGVLRGYGYHGPIRVIPNGTDFFKREITLEEKESIRQKYHIEKKNKNLLFVGHLIWQKNLKLVLDTFARLRRADIAYALTIVGEGGNEKEVKDYARRIGIYDDVNWLGAIKEREELQGIYSVTDLFFFPSMYETFSIVLREASVMGIPSLVSFGGGCAEPITDGVNGYLAVPTVSDMFNRIQGIFTNPQDMVGVGKKAQNTIPLGWDNIVQEVKVNYERIIEDYYEKLAKK, encoded by the coding sequence ATGACGGAAAAAAGTGGGATTCCCGCAGGGAATGAAAATAAAGAAAAAATGCAAAGCAAGCGGAAAACATTAATAAGTGTTGCCATGCTTTTGTTGTCGCTTTTTCTAATTGCATTTGTTATATATCGCACGCTAAAAAAAGATATGCCGGAGAGTTTTGCCGACTTTTTTTCGGCGCTTCCAAGTTTCTTTCCTCAATGGCCATGGCTGGTGGGAGCATTCTTATGTTTGGTTATTTATGTCATCGCCAACGCTGTTAAATTTTCGGTACTGACGCATAGTAAAAATGGCCGTTGGTATTTCAAGGCCTCGCTTAATGCCCATATTGTCGGGCGCTACTATGATCTAATATCCCCATATTCAACGGCGGGCGAACCATATCAAGTGTATCGACTTCAAAAGTGTCATTTAAGTGTCGGGCAGGCCACTTCGGTGGCGGTGGTTAATTTTTTCACGTCACGGGTAGCTTTTTTTATTCTCGCTATTTGGGCTTTTTTAATGGTGCCACAGTTAGAAATAAATCTTTTTCTACGGATAGTGGCTTATTTAGGGGTTTTCAGTTCAACTATTTTTCCCTGTACGGTGATGACGTTATCATTTTTTCCGCGAGTTACAAATGTGATTATGCGACTTGTTTTTCGCATAATTGATTGGCTTCATCTAAAGAAAGCGACCGAAATTAAAAGCAAATTGATTCAAACGATTCGTAATTACCAAATGGCAATCGCAGAATTTAAGGACAATAAGCTTTTGCTCTTGTTGATGCTTCTTATCTCCTTGGTGGGTCAATTTGCATATAATATTATTCCGTTTTTTGTTATCAAAGCGGTGCCGAGTTCAATTTTAGACACCGCGAATCTAAATATCATAACGGTGTTTGCGATGTGCATGTATGCGGTCAACTTCGCTAATGTAATGCCAACGCCAGGCGGTAGTGGGGGAGCGGAGTACTCCTTTGCCAGCATCTTTGCCACGTTTATTTCGGGGACCTATCTTACTTGGGCAATGTTTATATGGAGATTCTTGGTTTTCTACATCTATATATTTGCCGGTTTCCTAATAACGGTGGTTACCAGCCGAATCTTTCACCGCCGCCGTCCCTACCGACCGGAACCGAATCTTCCTATCCGCACCTATCAATTTATCGACAACTATTATCCGATAGTCGATGGCGTCATTAAAGTGGTGGACAATTACGCGCTTACCTTGAATAGACAGGGTCATCCTACTTCGGTTGTTGCCCCCTTTTATCAAGCGGCGAATGATAGTATTTTTTCCTATCCGATTATTCGTCTTCCCTCTTATAAGCTTTCATTTTCGGAATATGAGGTTGCCAAAAGAATTCCTGATCGGCAGCTTTTAAAACTTGTTAAGTGTCAGCGTCCGGCGGTCATTCATGCCCATTCACCCTTTATCGTCGGTCATTTGGGCTTGAGAATTGCCATTAAAAAACAAATTCCGATCATCGCCACTTTTCATAGCAAGTTTTACGACGATTTTTATGAGGCCACTCATTCAAAGGCAATGAGTAAAATCGGAATTCGTTATGTGGTCAATTTTTTTAATGCGGTTGATGAAGTTTGGACAGTTAGTTTCTATGCGGCGGGAGTATTGAGAGGATATGGGTATCATGGGCCGATTCGCGTTATTCCCAACGGGACCGATTTCTTTAAAAGGGAGATTACTTTAGAGGAAAAGGAATCAATTCGTCAAAAATATCATATTGAAAAGAAAAATAAAAATCTTCTTTTCGTTGGTCATCTGATTTGGCAGAAGAATTTAAAACTGGTGCTTGATACTTTCGCTCGCTTAAGGAGAGCAGACATTGCATATGCTTTAACGATAGTGGGCGAAGGGGGAAATGAAAAGGAAGTTAAGGACTACGCTCGGCGAATTGGAATTTATGATGACGTAAATTGGTTAGGAGCAATCAAAGAGCGCGAGGAACTGCAAGGGATATATTCGGTTACTGATCTGTTCTTTTTCCCCAGTATGTATGAAACTTTTTCGATTGTTTTACGGGAAGCGTCAGTGATGGGCATTCCTTCTCTTGTAAGTTTTGGCGGTGGCTGTGCCGAGCCGATAACCGACGGAGTAAATGGCTACTTGGCAGTTCCGACCGTCAGCGATATGTTCAACCGTATTCAAGGCATCTTTACTAATCCGCAGGATATGGTTGGAGTCGGAAAGAAAGCCCAGAATACGATTCCCCTTGGATGGGATAATATCGTTCAAGAAGTCAAAGTGAACTATGAAAGAATAATAGAGGACTACTATGAAAAACTCGCCAAAAAATAG
- a CDS encoding glycosyltransferase family 39 protein, which yields MRKKSRSISEFLATFDGEKLSQIFKSFTKKWYYLWITSFALLILIYLFYFLFAYTRNVPDLSLVPAYPTAPNPTDFVLPSSFINAQNIYFSQLRNYYGALESAYRTMSGSGNTIGLVSTIAIIVLLLLAYTVSRVLKRDQSWPLYIGIVLILGIVIRMGYGFYTDAIVTRQHDVWHSLGYGHYGIIVSIYENNAIPSIPLKLVDGSLVPNIEMAYQMYHPKFSHYILAYFMKFNSLFMGGNIWTLYQANRILLIWTMVMSLLFANEIFKDLKLSDKARLPALMIVSFSPIFFRLSAMTNNDNMMIFFMFLALMLAVKFFKKPNVFTSIGLALSIGLSMGSKLSGALVAIPIGMILLLKFLFVIEESNEKNNYRSLFYFAMYILIFAIIVFPVGLYWPIYNLRNYNQPLNYVFEVTNTNLFVDEAHMGLIDRFLSLPIYEFIKSPFVMLWKSSAVGQDYNIYSTLLKSSAFGEFSSNFFIGAILLYVSTLLVFIGFIISIIYYIFQSIRHRHFYSLTSIASGLIIMLVFFLSYAYFNYQFPATCTMDFRYLVPLILGLGIYIGGFVNAQKPHSNNRIDVSYLIIIAVLSFYGFSSLLYYTFLPTI from the coding sequence ATGAGGAAAAAAAGTAGATCTATAAGCGAGTTTTTAGCCACCTTTGATGGTGAAAAACTATCACAAATATTCAAGTCATTTACCAAAAAGTGGTATTACCTTTGGATTACCAGCTTCGCCCTTTTAATTCTAATTTATCTTTTTTATTTTCTTTTTGCCTATACGCGAAATGTCCCTGACTTATCACTGGTACCCGCCTATCCTACTGCTCCTAACCCAACTGATTTTGTTTTACCTTCAAGTTTTATTAACGCCCAAAATATTTATTTTAGTCAATTACGTAACTACTATGGGGCTTTAGAGTCGGCCTATCGCACGATGAGCGGAAGTGGAAATACCATCGGTCTTGTATCCACTATTGCAATCATCGTCTTGCTCTTGTTGGCTTACACCGTCAGCCGAGTCCTAAAGCGCGACCAATCCTGGCCACTATACATCGGCATCGTCTTGATTTTAGGCATAGTTATTAGAATGGGGTATGGTTTTTACACGGACGCAATTGTCACTCGTCAGCATGATGTCTGGCATTCATTGGGCTATGGACATTATGGAATCATTGTTTCTATATATGAAAACAACGCCATTCCCAGTATTCCCTTAAAACTAGTTGACGGCAGTCTAGTGCCAAACATCGAAATGGCATATCAGATGTACCATCCTAAGTTTTCGCATTACATTCTCGCCTATTTTATGAAATTTAACTCGCTATTTATGGGGGGAAACATTTGGACATTGTATCAGGCTAATCGGATCCTTCTTATCTGGACGATGGTAATGAGTCTACTTTTTGCCAACGAGATTTTTAAAGATTTGAAGCTTAGTGACAAAGCTCGCCTTCCTGCATTAATGATTGTGAGTTTTAGTCCGATTTTCTTTAGATTGTCGGCCATGACAAATAACGACAATATGATGATTTTCTTTATGTTCTTAGCGCTTATGTTAGCGGTTAAATTCTTTAAGAAACCGAACGTGTTCACAAGTATCGGCTTGGCCTTATCTATCGGCTTATCCATGGGCTCAAAACTTTCGGGAGCTCTGGTCGCCATTCCTATTGGAATGATTTTACTTCTTAAATTTCTCTTTGTCATAGAAGAAAGTAATGAAAAAAACAACTATCGCTCGCTTTTTTATTTTGCAATGTACATATTAATATTTGCAATTATCGTTTTTCCGGTCGGACTTTACTGGCCGATATATAATCTTCGAAACTACAATCAACCGCTTAACTATGTTTTTGAAGTCACAAACACCAATCTTTTTGTAGACGAAGCACATATGGGACTTATCGATCGTTTTCTTTCTTTACCGATATACGAGTTTATAAAATCGCCCTTCGTAATGCTTTGGAAAAGCAGTGCTGTCGGGCAAGATTATAATATTTATTCAACCCTATTGAAAAGTTCTGCTTTTGGCGAGTTTTCATCAAACTTCTTTATTGGGGCAATTTTGCTTTACGTATCTACTCTGCTAGTTTTTATTGGTTTTATCATATCTATTATTTACTACATTTTTCAGTCGATTCGCCATCGCCACTTTTATTCTTTAACTTCCATCGCCAGCGGATTGATCATCATGCTAGTTTTCTTCTTGAGCTACGCCTATTTTAACTACCAATTCCCGGCCACCTGCACGATGGACTTCCGTTATTTGGTTCCATTAATATTGGGCTTAGGAATCTACATAGGTGGATTCGTAAATGCCCAAAAACCTCATTCAAACAATAGAATTGATGTTTCTTATCTAATTATAATTGCTGTTTTATCCTTCTACGGTTTCTCTTCGCTTCTCTACTATACTTTTTTACCAACAATTTAA